Proteins from a genomic interval of Medicago truncatula cultivar Jemalong A17 chromosome 3, MtrunA17r5.0-ANR, whole genome shotgun sequence:
- the LOC11427112 gene encoding probable LRR receptor-like serine/threonine-protein kinase At1g67720 isoform X1: MALFFLFLLTLLVLISCASCQLQEFISIDCGGTRSNYTDTTTGLTWISDSEIMKHGETVEVKNPNGNKVQYQKRRDFPTDSRKYCYTLEAEERRRYLVRATFQYGSLQNGDTYPQFQLYLDATKWATVSIYDESRIYVKEMIFRAPSNSVDVCICCATTGSPFISTIELRPLNLSMYATDFEDDFFLKVAARINFGAPTGDAVRYPEDPYDRIWESDLGKRQNFLVGVAAGTERINTTRNIAIETREYPPVKVMQSAVVGTKGLLSYRLNLEDFPGNARAYAYLAEIEDLSQNETRKFKLEQPFIADYSNAVVNIAENANGSYTLYEPSYMNVSLEFVLSFSFKRTPDSTRGPLLNAMEISKYQEIASKTFKQDSNFVNAFSSLSDEIIPKNEGDPCVPTPWEWVNCSTATPARITNMFLLVTIPCIRNLSGRNLTGEIPRELNNMEALTELWLDRNLLTGQLPDMSNLINLKIMHLENNKLTGPLPTYLGSLPGLQALYIQNNSFTGDIPAGLLSTKITFIYDDNPGLHKRSKKHFPLMIGISIGVLVILMVMFLASLVLLRYLRRKASQQKSDERAISGRTGTKHLTGYSFGRDGNLMDEGTAYYITLSDLKVATNNFSKKIGKGSFGSVYYGKMKDGKEIAVKTMTDPSSHGNHQFVTEVALLSRIHHRNLVPLIGYCEEEYQHILVYEYMHNGTLRDHIHECSSEKRLDWLTRLRIAEDAAKGLEYLHTGCNPSIIHRDVKTSNILLDINMRAKVSDFGLSRLAEEDLTHISSVAKGTVGYLDPEYYANQQLTEKSDVYSFGVVLLELICGKKPVSPEDYGPEMNIVHWARSLIRKGDIISIMDPLLIGNVKTESIWRVAEIAMQCVEPHGASRPRMQEVILAIQDASKIEKGTESQLKVSSSSSSIPQSSRKTLLTSFLEIESPDLSNGCLPSAR, translated from the exons ATGgctttattttttctctttctcctaACACTTCTTGTGTTAATATCATGTGCATCTTGCCAACTTCAAG AATTTATAAGCATTGATTGTGGAGGAACAAGAAGTAACTACACTGACACAACCACAGGACTAACATGGATTTCAGATTCTGAGATTATGAAACATGGAGAGACAGTGGAAGTAAAAAACCCTAATGGAAACAAAGTTCAGTATCAGAAACGCAGAGATTTTCCAACAGATAGCAGAAAATATTGTTATACACTTGAGGCTGAAGAGAGAAGAAGGTATTTGGTAAGAGCTACTTTTCAGTATGGAAGTTTGCAAAATGGAGACACATACCCTCAGTTTCAACTTTACTTGGATGCAACTAAATGGGCTACTGTGTCAATTTATGATGAGTCAAGAATATATGTTAAGGAAATGATCTTTAGAGCACCTTCAAATTCTGTTGATGTTTGCATCTGTTGTGCTACAACTGGTTCTCCTTTCATATCTACTATTGAGCTTAGACCCTTGAATCTTTCTATGTATGCCACTGATTTTGAGGATGATTTCTTCTTGAAAGTAGCTGCAAGAATTAACTTTGGTGCTCCAACTGGTGATGCTGTCAG GTATCCGGAGGATCCATATGATAGAATATGGGAGTCTGATCTTGGAAAAAGGCAAAATTTTCTTGTTGGGGTGGCCGCAGGAACCGAAAGAATAAACACTACAAGGAACATAGCAATAGAGACAAGAGAATATCCACCTGTTAAGGTGATGCAAAGTGCGGTTGTTGGCACAAAAGGACTACTTAGCTATAGACTGAACCTTGAAGACTTTCCTGGGAACGCAAGAGCTTATGCATATTTAGCAGAGATTGAAGATCTGAGTCAGAATGAGACTAGAAAATTCAAATTGGAGCAACCTTTTATAGCTGATTATAGCAATGCAGTGGTGAACATAGCTGAGAATGCTAATGGGAGCTACACTCTTTATGAACCAAGTTACATGAATGTGAGTTTGGAATTTGTTCTTTCCTTCTCCTTTAAGAGAACACCGGATTCTACTAGAGGACCTCTACTAAATGCAATGGAAATAAGCAAATATCAAGAAATTGCTTCAAAGACATTCAAGCAAGATT CAAATTTCGTAAATGCATTTTCCTCCTTGTCTGACGAGATTATCCCAAAGAATGAAGGCGATCCTTGCGTTCCAACTCCATGGGAGTGGGTGAATTGTAGTACTGCTACACCTGCAAGAATTACAAATAT GTTTTTACTGGTTACAATACCTTGTATTAGAAACTTGTCAGGAAGGAATTTGACCGGTGAAATCCCTCGAGAGCTCAACAACATGGAAGCCTTGACAGAATT GTGGTTAGATAGAAACTTGCTTACAGGACAACTACCAGATATGAGCAATCTTATCAATCTAAAGATTAT GCATCTAGAGAACAACAAATTGACCGGTCCACTACCAACGTACCTGGGTAGTTTACCAGGTTTACAAGCATT GTACATACAGAATAACTCATTTACCGGGGACATACCAGCAGGATTATTATCTAcaaaaatcactttcat cTATGATGATAATCCGGGACTACATAAAAGGAGCAAAAAGCATTTTCCATTGATGATAGGAATTTCTATTGGAGTACTAGTGATTCTAATGGTCATGTTCTTAGCGAGTTTAGTGTTATTGCGTTACCTTAGGAGAAAGGCTTCTCAACAGAAAAGTGATGAAAGAG CTATCTCTGGACGCACTGGTACTAAACATTTAACTGGATACTCTTTTGGTCGGGATGGGAATTTAATGGACGAAGGTACTGCGTACTATATTACTCTCTCAGACTTGAAAGTAGCtacaaacaatttttcaaagaaaattggaAAGGGAAGCTTTGGATCTGTCTATTATGGGAAAATGAAAGATGGAAAAGAGATCGCAGTTAAGACTATGACTGATCCATCCAGCCATGGGAACCATCAATTTGTAACTGAG GTAGCCCTCCTATCAAGAATTCATCACAGAAACTTGGTTCCTCTTATTGGATATTGTGAAGAAGAATATCAGCATATTCTGGTTTATGAGTATATGCACAATGGCACTCTAAGGGATCACATTCATG AATGTTCGAGTGAGAAGCGATTAGATTGGTTGACTCGTCTTCGAATTGCAGAAGATGCTGCGAAAG GTCTTGAATACTTACACACAGGATGCAATCCTAGTATCATTCACCGAGACGTAAAGACGAGCAACATTCTCCTAGATATCAATATGAGAGCAAAAGTGTCAGATTTTGGACTCTCGAGACTAGCTGAAGAAGATTTGACTCATATATCAAGTGTTGCAAAGGGAACTGTGGGCTACCTGGATCCTGA GTACTATGCAAATCAGCAATTAACTGAAAAGAGTGATGTATACAGTTTTGGAGTTGTTCTGTTGGAACTGATATGTGGGAAGAAGCCTGTATCACCAGAAGACTATGGACCAGAAATGAATATAGTTCACTGG GCAAGATCCTTAATCCGTAAAGGCGATATAATCAGCATTATGGATCCTTTACTGATTGGAAATGTGAAAACTGAGTCAATTTGGAGGGTTGCTGAAATAGCCATGCAATGTGTAGAACCACATGGTGCCTCAAGGCCAAGGATGCAAGAAGTGATTTTGGCTATACAAGATGCTTCTAAGATTGAAAAAGGAACAGAAAGTCAACTAAAAGTATCATCCTCAAGTAGTTCAATACCACAATCTTCAAGGAAAACTTTACTTACAAGCTTTCTTGAAATTGAAAGCCCTGATTTGTCAAATGGTTGTCTTCCATCAGCAagataa
- the LOC11427112 gene encoding probable LRR receptor-like serine/threonine-protein kinase At1g67720 isoform X2 produces the protein MALFFLFLLTLLVLISCASCQLQEFISIDCGGTRSNYTDTTTGLTWISDSEIMKHGETVEVKNPNGNKVQYQKRRDFPTDSRKYCYTLEAEERRRYLVRATFQYGSLQNGDTYPQFQLYLDATKWATVSIYDESRIYVKEMIFRAPSNSVDVCICCATTGSPFISTIELRPLNLSMYATDFEDDFFLKVAARINFGAPTGDAVRYPEDPYDRIWESDLGKRQNFLVGVAAGTERINTTRNIAIETREYPPVKVMQSAVVGTKGLLSYRLNLEDFPGNARAYAYLAEIEDLSQNETRKFKLEQPFIADYSNAVVNIAENANGSYTLYEPSYMNVSLEFVLSFSFKRTPDSTRGPLLNAMEISKYQEIASKTFKQDSNFVNAFSSLSDEIIPKNEGDPCVPTPWEWVNCSTATPARITNINLSGRNLTGEIPRELNNMEALTELWLDRNLLTGQLPDMSNLINLKIMHLENNKLTGPLPTYLGSLPGLQALYIQNNSFTGDIPAGLLSTKITFIYDDNPGLHKRSKKHFPLMIGISIGVLVILMVMFLASLVLLRYLRRKASQQKSDERAISGRTGTKHLTGYSFGRDGNLMDEGTAYYITLSDLKVATNNFSKKIGKGSFGSVYYGKMKDGKEIAVKTMTDPSSHGNHQFVTEVALLSRIHHRNLVPLIGYCEEEYQHILVYEYMHNGTLRDHIHECSSEKRLDWLTRLRIAEDAAKGLEYLHTGCNPSIIHRDVKTSNILLDINMRAKVSDFGLSRLAEEDLTHISSVAKGTVGYLDPEYYANQQLTEKSDVYSFGVVLLELICGKKPVSPEDYGPEMNIVHWARSLIRKGDIISIMDPLLIGNVKTESIWRVAEIAMQCVEPHGASRPRMQEVILAIQDASKIEKGTESQLKVSSSSSSIPQSSRKTLLTSFLEIESPDLSNGCLPSAR, from the exons ATGgctttattttttctctttctcctaACACTTCTTGTGTTAATATCATGTGCATCTTGCCAACTTCAAG AATTTATAAGCATTGATTGTGGAGGAACAAGAAGTAACTACACTGACACAACCACAGGACTAACATGGATTTCAGATTCTGAGATTATGAAACATGGAGAGACAGTGGAAGTAAAAAACCCTAATGGAAACAAAGTTCAGTATCAGAAACGCAGAGATTTTCCAACAGATAGCAGAAAATATTGTTATACACTTGAGGCTGAAGAGAGAAGAAGGTATTTGGTAAGAGCTACTTTTCAGTATGGAAGTTTGCAAAATGGAGACACATACCCTCAGTTTCAACTTTACTTGGATGCAACTAAATGGGCTACTGTGTCAATTTATGATGAGTCAAGAATATATGTTAAGGAAATGATCTTTAGAGCACCTTCAAATTCTGTTGATGTTTGCATCTGTTGTGCTACAACTGGTTCTCCTTTCATATCTACTATTGAGCTTAGACCCTTGAATCTTTCTATGTATGCCACTGATTTTGAGGATGATTTCTTCTTGAAAGTAGCTGCAAGAATTAACTTTGGTGCTCCAACTGGTGATGCTGTCAG GTATCCGGAGGATCCATATGATAGAATATGGGAGTCTGATCTTGGAAAAAGGCAAAATTTTCTTGTTGGGGTGGCCGCAGGAACCGAAAGAATAAACACTACAAGGAACATAGCAATAGAGACAAGAGAATATCCACCTGTTAAGGTGATGCAAAGTGCGGTTGTTGGCACAAAAGGACTACTTAGCTATAGACTGAACCTTGAAGACTTTCCTGGGAACGCAAGAGCTTATGCATATTTAGCAGAGATTGAAGATCTGAGTCAGAATGAGACTAGAAAATTCAAATTGGAGCAACCTTTTATAGCTGATTATAGCAATGCAGTGGTGAACATAGCTGAGAATGCTAATGGGAGCTACACTCTTTATGAACCAAGTTACATGAATGTGAGTTTGGAATTTGTTCTTTCCTTCTCCTTTAAGAGAACACCGGATTCTACTAGAGGACCTCTACTAAATGCAATGGAAATAAGCAAATATCAAGAAATTGCTTCAAAGACATTCAAGCAAGATT CAAATTTCGTAAATGCATTTTCCTCCTTGTCTGACGAGATTATCCCAAAGAATGAAGGCGATCCTTGCGTTCCAACTCCATGGGAGTGGGTGAATTGTAGTACTGCTACACCTGCAAGAATTACAAATAT AAACTTGTCAGGAAGGAATTTGACCGGTGAAATCCCTCGAGAGCTCAACAACATGGAAGCCTTGACAGAATT GTGGTTAGATAGAAACTTGCTTACAGGACAACTACCAGATATGAGCAATCTTATCAATCTAAAGATTAT GCATCTAGAGAACAACAAATTGACCGGTCCACTACCAACGTACCTGGGTAGTTTACCAGGTTTACAAGCATT GTACATACAGAATAACTCATTTACCGGGGACATACCAGCAGGATTATTATCTAcaaaaatcactttcat cTATGATGATAATCCGGGACTACATAAAAGGAGCAAAAAGCATTTTCCATTGATGATAGGAATTTCTATTGGAGTACTAGTGATTCTAATGGTCATGTTCTTAGCGAGTTTAGTGTTATTGCGTTACCTTAGGAGAAAGGCTTCTCAACAGAAAAGTGATGAAAGAG CTATCTCTGGACGCACTGGTACTAAACATTTAACTGGATACTCTTTTGGTCGGGATGGGAATTTAATGGACGAAGGTACTGCGTACTATATTACTCTCTCAGACTTGAAAGTAGCtacaaacaatttttcaaagaaaattggaAAGGGAAGCTTTGGATCTGTCTATTATGGGAAAATGAAAGATGGAAAAGAGATCGCAGTTAAGACTATGACTGATCCATCCAGCCATGGGAACCATCAATTTGTAACTGAG GTAGCCCTCCTATCAAGAATTCATCACAGAAACTTGGTTCCTCTTATTGGATATTGTGAAGAAGAATATCAGCATATTCTGGTTTATGAGTATATGCACAATGGCACTCTAAGGGATCACATTCATG AATGTTCGAGTGAGAAGCGATTAGATTGGTTGACTCGTCTTCGAATTGCAGAAGATGCTGCGAAAG GTCTTGAATACTTACACACAGGATGCAATCCTAGTATCATTCACCGAGACGTAAAGACGAGCAACATTCTCCTAGATATCAATATGAGAGCAAAAGTGTCAGATTTTGGACTCTCGAGACTAGCTGAAGAAGATTTGACTCATATATCAAGTGTTGCAAAGGGAACTGTGGGCTACCTGGATCCTGA GTACTATGCAAATCAGCAATTAACTGAAAAGAGTGATGTATACAGTTTTGGAGTTGTTCTGTTGGAACTGATATGTGGGAAGAAGCCTGTATCACCAGAAGACTATGGACCAGAAATGAATATAGTTCACTGG GCAAGATCCTTAATCCGTAAAGGCGATATAATCAGCATTATGGATCCTTTACTGATTGGAAATGTGAAAACTGAGTCAATTTGGAGGGTTGCTGAAATAGCCATGCAATGTGTAGAACCACATGGTGCCTCAAGGCCAAGGATGCAAGAAGTGATTTTGGCTATACAAGATGCTTCTAAGATTGAAAAAGGAACAGAAAGTCAACTAAAAGTATCATCCTCAAGTAGTTCAATACCACAATCTTCAAGGAAAACTTTACTTACAAGCTTTCTTGAAATTGAAAGCCCTGATTTGTCAAATGGTTGTCTTCCATCAGCAagataa
- the LOC11427112 gene encoding probable LRR receptor-like serine/threonine-protein kinase At1g67720 isoform X3, with translation MKHGETVEVKNPNGNKVQYQKRRDFPTDSRKYCYTLEAEERRRYLVRATFQYGSLQNGDTYPQFQLYLDATKWATVSIYDESRIYVKEMIFRAPSNSVDVCICCATTGSPFISTIELRPLNLSMYATDFEDDFFLKVAARINFGAPTGDAVRYPEDPYDRIWESDLGKRQNFLVGVAAGTERINTTRNIAIETREYPPVKVMQSAVVGTKGLLSYRLNLEDFPGNARAYAYLAEIEDLSQNETRKFKLEQPFIADYSNAVVNIAENANGSYTLYEPSYMNVSLEFVLSFSFKRTPDSTRGPLLNAMEISKYQEIASKTFKQDSNFVNAFSSLSDEIIPKNEGDPCVPTPWEWVNCSTATPARITNMFLLVTIPCIRNLSGRNLTGEIPRELNNMEALTELWLDRNLLTGQLPDMSNLINLKIMHLENNKLTGPLPTYLGSLPGLQALYIQNNSFTGDIPAGLLSTKITFIYDDNPGLHKRSKKHFPLMIGISIGVLVILMVMFLASLVLLRYLRRKASQQKSDERAISGRTGTKHLTGYSFGRDGNLMDEGTAYYITLSDLKVATNNFSKKIGKGSFGSVYYGKMKDGKEIAVKTMTDPSSHGNHQFVTEVALLSRIHHRNLVPLIGYCEEEYQHILVYEYMHNGTLRDHIHECSSEKRLDWLTRLRIAEDAAKGLEYLHTGCNPSIIHRDVKTSNILLDINMRAKVSDFGLSRLAEEDLTHISSVAKGTVGYLDPEYYANQQLTEKSDVYSFGVVLLELICGKKPVSPEDYGPEMNIVHWARSLIRKGDIISIMDPLLIGNVKTESIWRVAEIAMQCVEPHGASRPRMQEVILAIQDASKIEKGTESQLKVSSSSSSIPQSSRKTLLTSFLEIESPDLSNGCLPSAR, from the exons ATGAAACATGGAGAGACAGTGGAAGTAAAAAACCCTAATGGAAACAAAGTTCAGTATCAGAAACGCAGAGATTTTCCAACAGATAGCAGAAAATATTGTTATACACTTGAGGCTGAAGAGAGAAGAAGGTATTTGGTAAGAGCTACTTTTCAGTATGGAAGTTTGCAAAATGGAGACACATACCCTCAGTTTCAACTTTACTTGGATGCAACTAAATGGGCTACTGTGTCAATTTATGATGAGTCAAGAATATATGTTAAGGAAATGATCTTTAGAGCACCTTCAAATTCTGTTGATGTTTGCATCTGTTGTGCTACAACTGGTTCTCCTTTCATATCTACTATTGAGCTTAGACCCTTGAATCTTTCTATGTATGCCACTGATTTTGAGGATGATTTCTTCTTGAAAGTAGCTGCAAGAATTAACTTTGGTGCTCCAACTGGTGATGCTGTCAG GTATCCGGAGGATCCATATGATAGAATATGGGAGTCTGATCTTGGAAAAAGGCAAAATTTTCTTGTTGGGGTGGCCGCAGGAACCGAAAGAATAAACACTACAAGGAACATAGCAATAGAGACAAGAGAATATCCACCTGTTAAGGTGATGCAAAGTGCGGTTGTTGGCACAAAAGGACTACTTAGCTATAGACTGAACCTTGAAGACTTTCCTGGGAACGCAAGAGCTTATGCATATTTAGCAGAGATTGAAGATCTGAGTCAGAATGAGACTAGAAAATTCAAATTGGAGCAACCTTTTATAGCTGATTATAGCAATGCAGTGGTGAACATAGCTGAGAATGCTAATGGGAGCTACACTCTTTATGAACCAAGTTACATGAATGTGAGTTTGGAATTTGTTCTTTCCTTCTCCTTTAAGAGAACACCGGATTCTACTAGAGGACCTCTACTAAATGCAATGGAAATAAGCAAATATCAAGAAATTGCTTCAAAGACATTCAAGCAAGATT CAAATTTCGTAAATGCATTTTCCTCCTTGTCTGACGAGATTATCCCAAAGAATGAAGGCGATCCTTGCGTTCCAACTCCATGGGAGTGGGTGAATTGTAGTACTGCTACACCTGCAAGAATTACAAATAT GTTTTTACTGGTTACAATACCTTGTATTAGAAACTTGTCAGGAAGGAATTTGACCGGTGAAATCCCTCGAGAGCTCAACAACATGGAAGCCTTGACAGAATT GTGGTTAGATAGAAACTTGCTTACAGGACAACTACCAGATATGAGCAATCTTATCAATCTAAAGATTAT GCATCTAGAGAACAACAAATTGACCGGTCCACTACCAACGTACCTGGGTAGTTTACCAGGTTTACAAGCATT GTACATACAGAATAACTCATTTACCGGGGACATACCAGCAGGATTATTATCTAcaaaaatcactttcat cTATGATGATAATCCGGGACTACATAAAAGGAGCAAAAAGCATTTTCCATTGATGATAGGAATTTCTATTGGAGTACTAGTGATTCTAATGGTCATGTTCTTAGCGAGTTTAGTGTTATTGCGTTACCTTAGGAGAAAGGCTTCTCAACAGAAAAGTGATGAAAGAG CTATCTCTGGACGCACTGGTACTAAACATTTAACTGGATACTCTTTTGGTCGGGATGGGAATTTAATGGACGAAGGTACTGCGTACTATATTACTCTCTCAGACTTGAAAGTAGCtacaaacaatttttcaaagaaaattggaAAGGGAAGCTTTGGATCTGTCTATTATGGGAAAATGAAAGATGGAAAAGAGATCGCAGTTAAGACTATGACTGATCCATCCAGCCATGGGAACCATCAATTTGTAACTGAG GTAGCCCTCCTATCAAGAATTCATCACAGAAACTTGGTTCCTCTTATTGGATATTGTGAAGAAGAATATCAGCATATTCTGGTTTATGAGTATATGCACAATGGCACTCTAAGGGATCACATTCATG AATGTTCGAGTGAGAAGCGATTAGATTGGTTGACTCGTCTTCGAATTGCAGAAGATGCTGCGAAAG GTCTTGAATACTTACACACAGGATGCAATCCTAGTATCATTCACCGAGACGTAAAGACGAGCAACATTCTCCTAGATATCAATATGAGAGCAAAAGTGTCAGATTTTGGACTCTCGAGACTAGCTGAAGAAGATTTGACTCATATATCAAGTGTTGCAAAGGGAACTGTGGGCTACCTGGATCCTGA GTACTATGCAAATCAGCAATTAACTGAAAAGAGTGATGTATACAGTTTTGGAGTTGTTCTGTTGGAACTGATATGTGGGAAGAAGCCTGTATCACCAGAAGACTATGGACCAGAAATGAATATAGTTCACTGG GCAAGATCCTTAATCCGTAAAGGCGATATAATCAGCATTATGGATCCTTTACTGATTGGAAATGTGAAAACTGAGTCAATTTGGAGGGTTGCTGAAATAGCCATGCAATGTGTAGAACCACATGGTGCCTCAAGGCCAAGGATGCAAGAAGTGATTTTGGCTATACAAGATGCTTCTAAGATTGAAAAAGGAACAGAAAGTCAACTAAAAGTATCATCCTCAAGTAGTTCAATACCACAATCTTCAAGGAAAACTTTACTTACAAGCTTTCTTGAAATTGAAAGCCCTGATTTGTCAAATGGTTGTCTTCCATCAGCAagataa
- the LOC11441072 gene encoding E3 ubiquitin-protein ligase AIRP2, whose translation MAMMPYYLSRLPYQDSLQILEADIQQANSLAAAIPRARGGTLIKMKLVCNQLAPLLLLFLQWMDCSCAAFLHSYLNLFHILIYKEPNDGRSNMSTRGRKATIKDFYAVILPSLQRLHGSFDDTMETCEEGNTSLEGSSCGNKVIEFEGDGKLTNVDLQREDECGICLEPCTKMVLPNCCHAMCIKCYRKWNRKSESCPFCRGSLRRVNSEDLWVLTCDEDVVDAETVSKEDLLRFYLYINKLPKDNPDALFLMYYEYLI comes from the exons ATGGCAATGATGCCGTACTACCTTTCGAGGTTACCTTATCAGGATTCTCTTCAAATACTTGAGGCTGATATTCAACAAGCTAATTCTTT GGCTGCTGCAATTCCAAGAGCAAGAGGAGGGACTCTTATTAAAATGAAATTGGTTTGCAATCAATTGGCTCCACTATTACTATTATTTCTTCAATGGATGGATTGTTCTTGTGCTGCCTTTTTGCATAGTTATCTAAATCTTTTCCACATACTTATATATAAG GAACCAAATGATGGTAGATCAAACATGTCTACTCGTGGAAGGAAGGCAACCATTAAGGACTTTTATG CCGTTATATTGCCATCTCTTCAGCGGCTTCATGGTAGTTTCGACGACACGATGGAGACTTGTGAAGAAGGGAACACAAGTTTAGAAGGTTCAAGTTGTGGCAATAAAGTAATCGAATTTGAAGGAGATGGGAAATTAACCAATGTTGATTTGCAAAGAGAAGATGAGTGTGGGATTTGCTTAGAGCCTTGTACCAAAATGGTTTTGCCTAATTGCTGCCACGCCATGTGCATCAAATGCTACCGCAAGTG GAACAGAAAGTCAGAGTCGTGTCCTTTTTGTCGCGGTAGCTTAAGGAGGGTTAATTCGGAGGATCTATGGGTATTAACTTGTGATGAAGATGTTGTTGATGCCGAAACAGTTTCTAAAGAGGATTTGTTGCGTTTTTACCTCTATATCAACAAGCTTCCCAAAGATAACCCTGATGCACTTTTCCTAATGTATTATGAATACctgatttaa